A region from the Flavobacterium enshiense genome encodes:
- the rpsO gene encoding 30S ribosomal protein S15: MYLTKEVKSEIFAKHGGAAANTGSAEGQIALFTFRISHLTEHLKKNRHDFNTERSLVLLVGKRRSLLDYLKKKDINRYRAIIKELNIRK; this comes from the coding sequence ATGTACTTAACTAAAGAAGTTAAATCAGAAATCTTCGCTAAACACGGAGGTGCTGCTGCCAACACTGGTTCTGCAGAAGGTCAAATCGCGTTATTCACATTCAGAATTTCTCACTTGACTGAGCACTTGAAAAAAAATCGTCACGATTTCAACACAGAGCGCTCACTAGTTTTATTGGTAGGTAAAAGAAGAAGTCTTCTTGACTACTTAAAGAAAAAAGATATCAACAGATATCGTGCGATTATCAAAGAATTAAACATCAGAAAATAA
- a CDS encoding polyribonucleotide nucleotidyltransferase translates to MIPKVFQEIIDLGDGRSISIETGKLAKQADGSVVVRMGDAMLLATAVSARTSNPGVDFLPLTVDYREKFAAAGRFPGGFFKREARPSDNEVLTMRLVDRVLRPLFPDDYHAETQVMIQLMSHDDNIMPDALAGLAASAALAVSDIPFYNLISEVRVARIDGKFVINPSREELEQSDIDMMIGASMDSVAMVEGEMKEISEAEMVEAIKFAHEAIKVQIQAQERLRAAVGTPAYREYEGEKEDEAIYAKVKAAAYDKCYAIAKEASGKSERSEKFAAVKEEVKALFTEEELAENGDLVSKYFSKTNKEAVRNVILELGLRLDGRKTTEIRPIWCETDYLPSVHGSALFTRGETQALATVTLGTSREANIIDSPSEQGEEKFYLHYNFPPFSTGEAKPLRGTSRREVGHGNLAQRALVNMIPADCPYTIRIVSEVLESNGSSSMATVCAGTMALMDAGVQMVKPVSGIAMGLITDGQKFAVLSDILGDEDHLGDMDFKVTGTADGITACQMDIKIDGLRYDIMEQALDQAREGRLHILGKITETIATPRADVKKHAPKIITRTIPGNFIGALIGPGGKVIQELQKATGTTIVINEVDEQGVVEILGTSPEGIAAVLAKIDSIIFKPVLGESYEVKVIKMLDFGAVVEYTAAPGNEVLLHVSELAWERTENVADVVKMGDVFMVKYLGVDPKTRKEKVSKKALLPRPPREEKKEVSEKS, encoded by the coding sequence ATGATTCCTAAAGTATTCCAAGAAATTATCGATTTAGGAGATGGAAGAAGCATCTCAATCGAAACAGGAAAATTAGCAAAACAAGCTGACGGCTCAGTAGTTGTTCGTATGGGCGACGCAATGTTATTAGCTACCGCGGTATCCGCTCGTACCTCCAATCCAGGAGTTGATTTTCTGCCGTTAACAGTAGATTACCGTGAAAAATTTGCTGCCGCAGGTCGTTTCCCAGGCGGTTTCTTTAAAAGAGAAGCTCGTCCGAGCGACAATGAAGTATTAACCATGCGTCTTGTTGACCGTGTGTTACGTCCGCTTTTCCCGGACGATTACCACGCAGAAACGCAGGTGATGATCCAGTTAATGTCACATGACGACAACATCATGCCGGATGCATTGGCCGGTTTGGCGGCTTCTGCAGCATTAGCCGTATCAGACATTCCTTTTTACAATTTGATTTCAGAAGTACGTGTAGCGCGTATCGACGGTAAATTTGTAATCAACCCGAGCAGAGAAGAATTGGAGCAATCCGACATCGACATGATGATTGGTGCTTCTATGGATTCTGTTGCCATGGTGGAAGGTGAGATGAAAGAAATCTCGGAAGCCGAAATGGTAGAGGCGATCAAATTTGCACACGAAGCCATCAAAGTTCAGATCCAGGCACAAGAGCGCTTAAGAGCCGCTGTTGGAACTCCTGCATACAGAGAATATGAAGGCGAAAAAGAAGACGAAGCTATTTATGCCAAAGTAAAAGCTGCGGCTTACGATAAATGCTATGCAATTGCAAAAGAAGCTTCCGGAAAAAGTGAAAGAAGTGAAAAATTCGCTGCCGTAAAAGAAGAAGTAAAAGCTTTATTTACAGAAGAAGAATTAGCCGAAAATGGAGATTTGGTATCCAAATATTTCTCCAAAACCAACAAAGAAGCGGTTCGTAACGTAATCCTTGAATTGGGCTTGCGTTTGGACGGAAGAAAAACAACCGAAATCAGACCTATCTGGTGTGAAACCGATTATTTACCTTCCGTACACGGTTCGGCTTTATTTACCAGAGGAGAAACTCAGGCATTGGCTACGGTTACTTTGGGAACTTCCAGAGAAGCCAACATAATTGATTCTCCATCAGAACAAGGTGAAGAGAAATTCTACTTACATTATAACTTCCCTCCGTTCTCAACAGGTGAAGCAAAACCTTTAAGAGGAACTTCACGTAGAGAAGTTGGTCACGGAAACTTGGCACAACGTGCCTTGGTAAACATGATTCCTGCTGATTGCCCTTACACAATCCGTATAGTTTCTGAAGTATTGGAATCCAACGGTTCCTCTTCAATGGCTACAGTTTGTGCAGGAACAATGGCATTAATGGATGCCGGAGTTCAGATGGTAAAACCGGTTTCAGGAATTGCCATGGGATTGATCACAGACGGACAGAAATTTGCAGTATTGTCAGATATCTTAGGTGATGAAGATCACTTGGGAGATATGGACTTTAAAGTTACCGGTACTGCTGATGGAATCACCGCTTGTCAGATGGACATCAAAATTGACGGCTTACGTTATGACATCATGGAACAAGCCTTAGATCAGGCTCGTGAAGGCCGTTTGCATATTTTAGGTAAAATTACCGAAACAATTGCCACACCAAGAGCAGACGTTAAGAAACACGCTCCAAAAATCATCACACGTACTATTCCAGGAAACTTCATCGGAGCCCTTATCGGACCTGGCGGAAAAGTTATTCAGGAATTACAAAAAGCTACGGGAACAACAATCGTTATTAACGAAGTGGATGAGCAAGGTGTGGTTGAAATTTTAGGAACAAGCCCTGAAGGTATTGCAGCGGTATTGGCTAAAATCGACTCTATCATTTTCAAACCGGTTCTAGGTGAATCTTACGAAGTGAAAGTAATCAAAATGCTTGATTTCGGAGCGGTTGTTGAATATACGGCTGCACCAGGAAACGAGGTATTGCTTCACGTATCGGAATTAGCTTGGGAGCGCACGGAAAATGTTGCCGACGTAGTTAAAATGGGCGATGTGTTTATGGTAAAATACCTAGGTGTTGATCCAAAAACCAGAAAAGAAAAAGTTTCCAAAAAAGCTTTACTACCTAGACCTCCACGTGAAGAGAAAAAAGAAGTTTCTGAAAAAAGTTAA